Sequence from the Cucumis sativus cultivar 9930 chromosome 1, Cucumber_9930_V3, whole genome shotgun sequence genome:
cacaagcaaaaaaaaaaaaagaatataccATGAAAAAGTTGTTCATTATAATATTCCCATCCTCTgtatttgattgaaaaatatacaataaagAAGTTCTCTTGAGCCTTAATATTTGAGAAAGTTTTGTGGTTTTAATTGTGAAAGGTTGTGGCTTTTGACATAAAACTCCAAATTCTCCAAACATATCTCCACTTGTTGCTCTTCCTATAACCTGAAATAATCAATCAATCTTAAcaaattatcatatatatattcacttaacaaatttctataaaaattaactcCGACAaactaaagttaaaattgattgaaactataagaaactaaaatggggtacaaatacaatattttaacctacaagattataatataaaatttgagtatatatacatacttgATCATGATCATGGCCATCAACATGGGATAATATTAGATCCtgcatttgaaaaatgtttgtgtcaattagaaaaaaatggaatttacAAAgagttaattaaaagtttagaaaaaagaaaagaaaatgaatatgattaatttaaatatttaataatgaatATAATTACTTACCACACTGCCTGAGACCAATATATAGAGATCTGTTTGAGCCTCATTTTGAAGTATAATATCTTCCTTTGGTGGGAAGTACTCAGCCTCCACATCTGATACCTTAGTATgcaaaagttgattttttatcACTATAATATTaccaaccaaaattttcaaatatattagtttttgtgtatattaattttccttttccttttcctttttatttatttaaatcagGCAACAAATTTGgtatttagttcttttttttttctatttgaaattCATACTATACTTGTTTTCTcctgattttttaaattgatggttttcacattttttatataattaaacacttgaagtttaaaaaacaaaaacaaggttttaattatttttagctttggaaatttatttttacgaCTTCTTgaaaagattatatatataataaaaaaaaaaaacaaacaaacaaaaagaaggtATGATTCTCCTTATCGTTTCCTTTTTAAGTAAAAGCCTAAGataagataaaagaaagagagtgcgggacaaaaaagtttaagaaaataattaccAATTGGAAAAGAAAGTCATGAGAAACTCCTTCAAAAAGGTATGCCTTTTGAACAATAGGATAGAAGAGATAGTGAGCTATGGAGGCTCTAATGGCTTTTGGAAGCTCATTCAATGTGTCTTGTTGCTTTAGCCCCTCCGTTCTAAACTTTAGACATATGTGCGACAACATCTGGTCTTGTATTCGTTCTGGTAACTGGTTTCTCAATGCAAATTCCGTCGCAGCTTCCACCGAAtctctctaaaaaaatcataactaCTACGTTAGCTAATAGTATCACGATCTATAAATAACAATTGATCTAATCATTGCTGTATTTAAAGGGATAAGCAGGGGATAAGAGAGAGGAGCACGTACGAAGTTTCGAGTGCGACTAGTCCAATGAACGACGAGATTGGTCATGTTACCGATGAGATAAGAAGTGAAGCCCAAGTTAAAGagcatataaaaaatatcaaagagCATTTCTCTAGGGTTTTCAGCATGGAGATCGCCATAGCCAGTGGTTGTTAAGGTGGTAATAGACCAATAAATTGAAGTAATATAAAGGTTCCATaaactttcttctttgaaaTTAGGGTTCACAGCACCAATccatgtttgttttgaatctGGATATTTATCTGCTATCACATAATTAAAGCACCCAGCACAATGTACTGCAAATAATGTAACCTGAAAATTCATCacaagtttcaaaataaataaaactcatTATCAGTTGtaaaaaatcaacttaatTAATCATACTAATTAAGTATGGTCCATATCTTACTACAATATTTTCGTCTATatacttcatttttgttttcaatcaattctaaatttagtttaaacaataatattattgtttttcatgaaaaaaaatgtgatgtgaatatattatcaaaatttgtagtagaaaataaactaaaatacttacaaacataataaaatatcacgaTGATTGTTGTTAGATTGTAATTCGAGTCTCTTTCttcctaaaatatttttgtcgtTTTCCGAATAACATAAAAGCAATGTTTAGGTGCAACTTAGGCCGTGCCATTTTCTACACatatgtatcttttaattcGACACACAAGTATGTGGTGCATGATAGAGTTGCAATGCCaagttttttttcataaaatataaataaagaagggaacatttttaaacataGCGAATATTAGTATCTATCAACGTCGCCTGACGCCTGACACCTCTGTTATTGATGAAATCTACAcaactttattatattatataagtATTTTTAAGGGTTCTATAAtttactataatttaaaaaaacaaattgatccCATCAAAATTTATGAGCCACTTAAAGTAGAGATTCACATCAGAAGTCAAAGTGGGGAAAAATATACTTCTTCTTCAGAAGTGGTCAcatattcatttatatatatagtctatTAATAAAATGCAAATAAAAGTGAACCaataataagaatatataGGTAATAACGTATCTTTTTAATGTCAGTCTTTAACACACCTCAACCTCAACCtcaacattatattataatatatcatcaTCAATGACCAAATAGTTAAAAGGAACCGAATTTGGATACTTTTTAATGACGGTATGGAGACAagtattgttgttattattcttaagAGAGAATCATAAAGTTGAGATAATGATGCCTACCGAAATGAGCTTTGTGCAACGGGTCCAGAAATAATTGAACCTTATGTCCTTTTCCAGCCTATAAAACATATCCCAATTACAAGCCTAGTCAGTACGGTATCAGAGCATGATCGAACCCAGTGAGCTCGTTCCATCGggattataaataataataaacagaaaaaggaaatgatgGTGTAATACCTTGCGAAAAGAGAGCTGACCCGTCGGAGTCGCCATAGCCGGAGCATGTTTAGAAGCTTAAACCCAACTTCTCCGGTTTCATTTGTGAATAAGAAACTTATTGATTGTAATGGAGCAGTAGAACAGACGTCGAATATAAACCAAGTCGATAAATacctataaaatattaaagaagatGTGTGATGATCCatccaataatatatattatctcatttgttagaaaaaacaattgaaaaatacTTGAGTCCATCCTgaacaaaaccattttttatacAACTCATTCAAATGTGTCTGCTCATTATTCACTGAtcttaacaaaaataacaGCTTGCAGCGTGACAAACATTAATTCAGTAACTAGGTGTGAGAGCTGCACTTCGAATAAATGTACCAAAAAaaggatatttttttctctttctgaGGATGTACTCAAGTATTActcaacaaaaaagaaatgattttaatttgtgCATCTTGACTTGACCATCTTTTTGGCTACTTGTTTggagttagaaaaaaaaagatgagtgTAGTCTCAAATGCATCAAAAACTGAAAATAAGAAGAATGAAGTGCTTgtgttatttataataataccAGTAATGGGAGGAGTAGTAAAAAATGTTACCTAAGTGCAATTTTTTTAGGGTGGTCGACGAGAAGATAGGATTGAGAATCGAGATAAGCGACGAAGAAAGTTAGAATGATATCGATGGCAAAGAAGGCATTGACAAATTGATCTATTAAGAAAAGAGCATTTTGCTTGTAAGGAAGAAATGCGAATTCGAATGGACAAATCCAAGCTGAATATATCACTAGAACCACCAGCCACATCTCCCATGCTctgatttaaaaaaagaaaaagaggagagAAGAATCAAgcgctatatatatatatatatataaatatacttttaaaatcagttcataaataaattaaataaagaatagaATAAGTATACCGATAACGAGGACTGAAAGGAGAAATGATATGTTTACGAAGGTGAGTGGTTTGGTTGATAGTTGCGCCAAGAGAAGGCAAAAGCTCAGGAGACAAGAAAGTGCTTTGAAGAGCGCCGCCGCCGCGGCCGTTGATTTGAAACTCATCGGTGAAAAACCGCTGGAAGAAGTGCTTTGTACAACAAGAGCATcgcattttttgttttaaaaattataataaacccacaacaaagaacaagaagaagaagaaagcacTTTGTTGAGGAGAGAAGAAATTGTGAGAGAGTACTTAAATATTGGCCAGCTGAGGCGGGAAAGAAAGTGCTCTCTTTTTGCATTTTATAATGCTTTCAAGAACtgtcttagttttttttttttttttttttccttttttctaaaaaataaaagataatgtaattagaattttaatatttcttcttttgaatttttatatgaaagtttaaaaatgtgCTTCCAGAGTgataaaatggtaatttaagGCCCCGATCAAATAAgaaattgtgaaaattttagaaaaaagttgatgtgtggtaaatatttatcttgtaaaaaagaaaaatggggtTGAAaattaaggaagaaaaaagaagaaagagttgGGAAATGGGAATTGAAAGGATCACGTGCAGTTGGCGTGATGTGTGTGAAATAAAAGAGCACTTTagtttttggtattttttattttattttatttgagggGAATTAGGAAGTTGGAAATGGAGGGCTGAGATTGATATAGAGAGGGCAGTTGAGAGGACACGTGTAAAATGGTGGGTAGATGAGTAGATAGAAGTCAtgattctctttctctcccaactttttgtaaaacttttttcttatttgatgCTCCACAACACCATCCTTTTAGTTGCCTATCATTAATCCATCTCAATTCAACAcacaaacaactttttttctttttaattttatttcttttgaaaataataataataataaaattataaatttaggcTTTTTGATTTCACaactatttatttacttttaaataaatagcaaaacatTATCATTATAAACCTTtagttggaaaaaaatattacccttttaaataaacattttattaaatttactattttttactatttttcttgtaaaagggttttagattttttaaaaaattatatgatatttaaaattttataattctaatttaaaatatcatatatgccattatttaaaataaaagtataaaactatttgaacactcttttattttaaattaaaaagtataggaccttttttgaataaattatttttataatatcttCTTTATCAGAATTTGAATTGCGAATCTTTTTAGttgttaatatatttgtacatcaattgaaatttatatgtttaacaatttttgtaaataaattttttgcaGTTATCATATTTActagatatttattttttaaagtaaaagaaaagtaaaccTAATTTCTCTCATTATACAGTGTTTTTCTTTcggttttttctttcctttgatTGTGGTTAGCAAGAGATTGAGTGTTAGGTATAATAACTATACATAAATACTTTCTCCTAAccattattttatgtttatattgatattgttTGAACGcacatataaattaaaattttgttattcacAATCTTTAACAAAATGATGAAGTGggttaataaaaattgagttttGTAACTCAATTGCTATATGCCTTCTTCTAACAcacatttattattcaaattcatgtttttaattcattgacttttttttttttttttgtgtgtgtagGTTCCAAGTGTGCAACAAACAACTTCATGAATCTAATAAAGgtttctaa
This genomic interval carries:
- the LOC101215858 gene encoding potassium channel KAT3, producing the protein MRCSCCTKHFFQRFFTDEFQINGRGGGALQSTFLSPELLPSLGATINQTTHLRKHIISPFSPRYRAWEMWLVVLVIYSAWICPFEFAFLPYKQNALFLIDQFVNAFFAIDIILTFFVAYLDSQSYLLVDHPKKIALRYLSTWFIFDVCSTAPLQSISFLFTNETGEVGFKLLNMLRLWRLRRVSSLFARLEKDIRFNYFWTRCTKLISVTLFAVHCAGCFNYVIADKYPDSKQTWIGAVNPNFKEESLWNLYITSIYWSITTLTTTGYGDLHAENPREMLFDIFYMLFNLGFTSYLIGNMTNLVVHWTSRTRNFRDSVEAATEFALRNQLPERIQDQMLSHICLKFRTEGLKQQDTLNELPKAIRASIAHYLFYPIVQKAYLFEGVSHDFLFQLVSDVEAEYFPPKEDIILQNEAQTDLYILVSGSVDLILSHVDGHDHDQVIGRATSGDMFGEFGVLCQKPQPFTIKTTKLSQILRLKRTSLLYIFQSNTEDGNIIMNNFFMKMKEYERILGNIWCDNGELKELDQNHYSKEDDDENINMGIDDNELDEHRIEFEEEEVGGDEKEIIKYSHNNRLLEGRNNNNKEGGKTSDLMNSSSENLGRMRSCKNLNVSKQIKKRVTVYVQPEDRSKVKSEIGKLILLPDSIQQLCKIAGEKFGGEIMATKVMSADNAEIDDINVIRDGDHLFLLYNHIQNCGLQ